One region of Catenuloplanes indicus genomic DNA includes:
- a CDS encoding galactose-binding domain-containing protein, producing MVLPTQASPPPRARRRRGPIVLSAVLAAALGITVASVTLNASAAEVPLSQGKPATASSLEAGFTAAAAVDGDTGTRWSSAFADPQWLQVDLGSTQSISRVVLNWEAAYASAFTIQTSANGSTWTNITPVTAGTAGVQTLNVTGSGRYVRMNGTARATAYGYSLWEFQVFGSGVGPTGSPTLPTSDTPDFGQNVRIFDSSSSAATIQAAVDQAFNAQLRSPTAQFGAQRHVFLFKPGTYGRVWANVGFYTTVAGLGLNPDDVTINGAVNVDSGWNYGDESNATQNFWRSMENLSIVPEGGTNRWAVSQAAPMRRVHIKGNLTLAPSNQDNGQGYSSGGYLADSVVDGVVSSGSQQQWYTRDSRISRWDGGVWNMVYSGVQGAPANAFPNPPHTTLATTPVTREKPYLYVDNAGLYRVFVPALRRNSAGATWPNTPGTSIPMREFYVAKPGDSAARINSALAQGLNLFFTPGTYTIDQTIRVTRPNTVVTGIGYPTLIPSNGVEALNVADVDGVKISGLTFDAGTTNSPTLMSVGQAGVHTDHAANPISIQDVFFRIGSSVQGKATTTLAVHSDDTIIDHIWAWRADHGGAPTGWTVNTGDTGLIVNGDDVLATGLFVEHYQKYEVIWNGNRGKTIFFQNEKPYDVPNQAAWIGPRGNGYAAYKVADTVTDHELWGGGSYAYFNVNPSVRVDRAFEVPNRPGVRLRSILTVSLGDVGTIANVVNDTGGAVPNPAGNTVPRQVVAYP from the coding sequence CGCGGCCCGATCGTGCTGAGCGCGGTGCTGGCCGCGGCGCTCGGCATCACCGTCGCCTCGGTCACCCTCAACGCCAGCGCGGCGGAAGTCCCGCTGTCGCAGGGCAAGCCGGCCACCGCCTCGTCGCTCGAGGCCGGTTTCACCGCGGCCGCCGCGGTCGACGGTGACACCGGCACCCGCTGGTCCAGCGCGTTCGCCGACCCGCAGTGGCTGCAGGTCGACCTGGGCAGCACCCAGTCGATCAGCCGGGTCGTGCTGAACTGGGAGGCGGCGTACGCCTCGGCGTTCACCATCCAGACCTCCGCGAACGGTTCCACCTGGACGAACATCACCCCGGTCACCGCGGGTACGGCCGGTGTGCAGACGCTGAACGTGACCGGCAGCGGCCGGTACGTGCGGATGAACGGCACCGCGCGCGCCACCGCGTACGGCTACTCGCTCTGGGAGTTCCAGGTCTTCGGCAGCGGCGTCGGCCCGACCGGCTCGCCGACGCTCCCCACCTCGGACACCCCGGACTTCGGCCAGAACGTGCGGATCTTCGACTCGTCCTCGTCGGCGGCGACCATCCAGGCCGCGGTGGACCAGGCGTTCAACGCGCAGCTGCGCAGCCCGACCGCCCAGTTCGGCGCGCAGCGTCACGTGTTCCTGTTCAAGCCCGGCACGTACGGCCGGGTGTGGGCGAACGTCGGCTTCTACACCACGGTCGCGGGGCTCGGCCTCAACCCGGACGACGTGACGATCAACGGCGCGGTGAACGTCGACTCCGGCTGGAACTACGGTGACGAGTCGAACGCGACCCAGAACTTCTGGCGCAGCATGGAGAACCTGTCGATCGTGCCCGAGGGCGGCACGAACCGGTGGGCGGTCTCCCAGGCCGCGCCGATGCGCCGGGTGCACATCAAGGGCAACCTGACGCTCGCACCGTCCAACCAGGACAACGGCCAGGGCTACTCCAGCGGCGGCTACCTGGCCGACTCCGTCGTCGACGGCGTCGTCTCCTCCGGCTCCCAGCAGCAGTGGTACACCCGCGACAGCCGGATCTCCCGCTGGGACGGCGGCGTGTGGAACATGGTCTACTCCGGCGTCCAGGGCGCCCCGGCCAACGCGTTCCCGAACCCGCCGCACACCACGCTGGCGACCACCCCGGTCACCCGGGAGAAGCCGTACCTCTACGTCGACAACGCCGGGCTCTACCGCGTGTTCGTGCCCGCGCTGCGGCGCAACTCCGCCGGTGCGACCTGGCCGAACACGCCGGGCACGTCGATCCCGATGCGCGAGTTCTACGTCGCCAAGCCCGGTGACAGCGCCGCCCGGATCAACTCCGCGCTGGCGCAGGGCCTGAACCTGTTCTTCACGCCCGGCACGTACACGATCGACCAGACCATCCGGGTGACCCGCCCGAACACCGTGGTCACCGGCATCGGTTACCCGACGCTGATCCCGAGCAACGGCGTCGAGGCGCTCAACGTCGCCGACGTCGACGGTGTCAAGATCAGCGGCCTGACGTTCGACGCCGGCACCACGAACAGCCCCACGCTGATGAGCGTCGGCCAGGCCGGTGTCCACACCGACCACGCCGCGAACCCGATCAGCATCCAGGACGTCTTCTTCCGCATCGGCAGCAGCGTCCAGGGCAAGGCGACCACCACGCTCGCCGTGCACAGCGACGACACGATCATCGACCACATCTGGGCCTGGCGGGCCGACCACGGCGGCGCACCGACCGGCTGGACGGTCAACACCGGCGACACCGGCCTGATCGTCAACGGCGACGACGTGCTGGCCACCGGCCTGTTCGTCGAGCACTACCAGAAGTACGAGGTGATCTGGAACGGTAACCGCGGCAAGACGATCTTCTTCCAGAACGAGAAGCCGTACGACGTACCGAACCAGGCGGCCTGGATCGGCCCGCGCGGCAACGGCTACGCGGCCTACAAGGTGGCCGACACCGTGACCGACCACGAGTTGTGGGGCGGCGGCTCGTACGCCTACTTCAACGTCAACCCCAGCGTGCGGGTGGACCGGGCGTTCGAGGTGCCCAACCGGCCGGGCGTCCGGCTGCGCAGCATCCTCACCGTCTCCCTCGGCGACGTCGGCACCATCGCCAACGTCGTCAACGACACCGGCGGTGCCGTCCCCAACCCGGCCGGCAACACCGTCCCCCGCCAGGTCGTCGCGTACCCCTGA